In a genomic window of Erigeron canadensis isolate Cc75 chromosome 5, C_canadensis_v1, whole genome shotgun sequence:
- the LOC122601461 gene encoding bZIP transcription factor 23-like encodes CIYKAMLTNWPSPQKSSMDMMTFDELQKTFAEGGKDSGSMDMDEFLKNIWTSEETHAMTQNSDCVKSIGNMQKQGSLIVPGILDKKTVYLQKTVDLHKENGGCEDMDLIKEPNLQPQEEQLTAGEMTLEVFLRKTAAQQNSQVLPNGRLFGDYSNSVFGFINKNRNQGFYQEADHTETKIDVKRQKFLPKQAAINLTSSVSPVNEVPKREKIDNLSYLSPSSYFDSSPPPPSSAYGEGGFIEKKRSAILERVIQRRSKRMIKNRESAARSRARKQEYTSNLEAEVAKLKEINHALQIKQEKIMESLKNMQVPEKLQLGSKRLSLRRTLSGPW; translated from the exons TGCATTTATAAGGCAATGCTGACGAATTGGCCATCGCCccaaaagtcatcaatggatATGATGACTTTCGATGAATTACAAAAAACGTTTGCTGAAGGTGGTAAAGACTCGGGATCAATGGATATGGATGAGTTTCTAAAGAACATTTGGACTTCTGAAGAGACTCACGCAATGACACAAAACTCGGACTGCGTAAAGAGTATTGGGAATATGCAAAAGCAAGGTTCTTTAATTGTACCAGGCATACTTGACAAGAAAACAGTATATTTGCAGAAAACAGTAGATTTGCATAAAGAAAATGGCGGATGCGAAGACATGGATCTGATCAAAGAACCAAACTTGCAGCCGCAAGAGGAACAATTAACTGCAGGTGAGATGACACTGGAGGTATTCTTGCGAAAAACAGCAGCTCAACAAAATAGCCAAGTTCTACCAAATGGAAGGCTTTTTGGCGATTACAGTAATTCTGTTTTTGGGTTCATAAACAAGAACCGGAATCAAGGGTTTTATCAAGAAGCAGATCATACAGAGACTAAAATAGACGTTAAAAGGCAGAAATTTCTTCCAAAACAAGCTGCCATTAACCTCACCTCTTCGGTTAGTCCAGTAAATGAAGTTCCTAAAAGGGAAAAGATCGATAATCTGTCATATTTGTCTCCAAGTAGTTATTTCgattcatcaccaccaccaccatcctcTGCATACGGTGAAGGTGGTTTTATTGAAAAGAAAAGGAGTGCCATTTTGGAAAGAGTGATACAGAGGAGGAGCAAACGCATGATTAAAAACAGAGAATCTGCTGCAAGGTCAAGGGCTCGGAAACAG GAGTATACATCAAATTTGGAAGCAGAAGTTGCAAAACTCAAAGAGATTAACCATGCGTTGCAGATAAAGCAG GAAAAAATCATGGAGTCACTGAAGAACATGCAG GTACCGGAGAAATTGCAATTGGGAAGTAAAAGATTGTCTTTACGAAGAACATTAAGTGGACCTTGGTAG